From a region of the Actinomadura luzonensis genome:
- a CDS encoding putative leader peptide has translation MPADPMLVGRRHVDLQRVRSAICCDAR, from the coding sequence ATGCCAGCGGATCCCATGCTCGTCGGCCGACGCCACGTCGACCTTCAGCGTGTCCGCAGTGCCATCTGTTGCGACGCCCGCTAA
- a CDS encoding YccF domain-containing protein has protein sequence MRTLLNVIWLVFAGIWLAIGYALAGVICCVLIVTIPFGIASFRIAAYALWPFGRTVERDPDAGVLSLLGNIIWFVVAGVWLAIGHVVTSIPLFLSIIGIPMGVANLKLIPVSLLPLGARIVDLD, from the coding sequence ATGCGCACGCTACTGAACGTCATCTGGCTGGTGTTCGCGGGCATCTGGCTGGCGATCGGCTACGCGCTGGCCGGGGTGATCTGCTGCGTCCTGATCGTCACCATCCCGTTCGGCATCGCCTCGTTCCGCATCGCGGCCTACGCGCTGTGGCCGTTCGGCCGCACCGTCGAGCGCGACCCGGACGCCGGGGTCCTCTCGCTGCTGGGCAACATCATCTGGTTCGTGGTCGCCGGCGTCTGGCTGGCCATCGGCCACGTCGTCACCTCGATCCCGCTGTTCCTGTCGATCATCGGCATCCCGATGGGCGTGGCCAACCTCAAGCTCATCCCCGTTTCCCTTCTTCCTCTCGGAGCCCGCATCGTGGACCTCGACTAG
- a CDS encoding nitrite/sulfite reductase: MSTPASRTPASRHHKRPRGEGQWALGYREPLNKNEENKKNDDGLNVRQRIIDVYAKRGFDSIDPADLRGRMRWYGLYTQRRPGIDGGKTAVLEPEELDDRYFMLRVRIDGGQLDLAQLRAIADISNEYARGTADITDRQNIQLHWVEIESVPDIWERLEAVGLSTTEACGDTPRVIMGCPLAGIDTDEVIDASDQIREIYDRVVGNPAYSNLPRKFKTALSGCPAHCTVHEINDVAFVGVVNEHGQAGYDLWVGGGLSTNPMLGKRLGVFVSPEKAADVHEGVVGIFRDYGYRRLRHRARIKFLVNDWGPEKFREILETEYLKERLPDGPAPEQPRDSRRDHVGVFPQKDGNFYVGFAPKVGRVDGDKLHLIADIAERHGSNRVRTTVEQKMVILDVAPDRVESIVAELEANDLQVKPSTFRRQTMACTGIEYCKLAIVETKATAMDLIDELERRLPDFREPLTINLNGCPNSCARIQVADIGLKGQLVVDDNGDQVEGFQIHLGGSVGVNAGFGRKVRGLKTTAKGLPDYVERVVKNYDAQRKEGESFADWVQRADEADLR, from the coding sequence ATGAGCACCCCTGCCAGCCGCACCCCTGCCAGTAGGCATCACAAGCGCCCGCGCGGCGAAGGCCAGTGGGCCCTCGGTTACCGTGAGCCGCTCAACAAGAACGAAGAGAACAAGAAGAACGACGACGGGCTCAACGTCCGGCAGCGCATCATCGACGTCTACGCCAAGCGCGGCTTCGACTCGATCGACCCTGCCGACCTCCGCGGCCGCATGCGCTGGTACGGCCTCTACACCCAGCGCAGGCCGGGCATCGACGGCGGCAAGACCGCCGTGCTGGAGCCGGAGGAGCTGGACGACCGCTACTTCATGCTGCGGGTGCGCATCGACGGCGGCCAGCTCGACCTGGCGCAGCTCCGCGCCATCGCCGACATCTCCAACGAGTACGCGCGCGGCACCGCCGACATCACCGACCGCCAGAACATCCAGCTCCACTGGGTGGAGATCGAGTCGGTGCCGGACATCTGGGAGCGGCTGGAGGCCGTGGGGCTGTCCACCACGGAGGCGTGCGGCGACACCCCGCGCGTGATCATGGGCTGTCCGCTGGCCGGGATCGACACCGACGAGGTGATCGACGCCTCCGACCAGATCAGGGAGATCTACGACCGGGTCGTCGGCAACCCGGCGTACTCGAACCTGCCGCGCAAGTTCAAGACGGCGCTGAGCGGCTGCCCCGCGCACTGCACGGTGCACGAGATCAACGACGTGGCGTTCGTCGGCGTGGTCAACGAGCACGGCCAGGCCGGCTACGACCTGTGGGTCGGCGGCGGCCTGTCCACCAACCCGATGCTGGGCAAGCGGCTCGGCGTGTTCGTCAGCCCCGAGAAGGCGGCAGACGTGCACGAGGGCGTCGTCGGCATCTTCCGCGACTACGGCTACCGGCGGCTGCGGCACCGGGCCAGGATCAAGTTCCTCGTCAACGACTGGGGCCCGGAGAAGTTCAGGGAGATCCTGGAGACCGAGTACCTCAAGGAGCGGCTGCCCGACGGGCCGGCCCCCGAGCAGCCGCGTGACAGCCGGCGCGACCACGTGGGCGTCTTCCCGCAGAAGGACGGCAACTTCTACGTCGGCTTCGCGCCCAAGGTGGGCCGGGTGGACGGCGACAAGCTGCACCTGATCGCCGACATCGCCGAGCGGCACGGCTCGAACCGGGTGCGCACCACCGTCGAGCAGAAGATGGTCATCCTCGACGTCGCGCCCGACCGGGTCGAGTCGATCGTGGCCGAGCTGGAGGCCAACGACCTGCAGGTCAAGCCCTCCACGTTCCGCCGCCAGACGATGGCCTGCACCGGCATCGAGTACTGCAAGCTGGCCATCGTCGAGACCAAGGCCACGGCGATGGACCTGATCGACGAGCTGGAGCGGCGGCTGCCGGACTTCCGGGAGCCGCTGACCATCAACCTCAACGGCTGCCCCAACTCCTGCGCCCGCATCCAGGTCGCCGACATCGGCCTGAAGGGCCAGCTCGTCGTGGACGACAACGGCGACCAGGTCGAGGGCTTCCAGATCCACCTGGGCGGCTCGGTCGGCGTCAACGCCGGCTTCGGCCGCAAGGTGCGCGGGCTGAAGACCACCGCCAAGGGCCTGCCCGACTACGTGGAGCGGGTGGTGAAGAACTACGACGCCCAGCGCAAGGAGGGCGAGTCGTTCGCGGACTGGGTGCAGCGGGCGGACGAGGCGGACCTGCGATGA
- a CDS encoding DUF3455 domain-containing protein — protein sequence MLALALALAPAVPAGAAEDGTVYLAAGLRGANEVGVAGDPDGLATVVLRISGDEVAFAARWEGVGAPVDVQVAAGARGEPGADRLRLLGGPLPGSVRGVTGVVRAAPDLVAALLTDPAGHHADLRDAAHPRGAVRGRFHRLARPVDLNGVLNGPDQATLSARTPAPAPATTSGATTSGATASGATAEGTAAGDGQAAEAGQAVWWLRPGGAGVAYAAHWSGLTGPVTGGLVAREGVTRPAETTPTATTEAAGVTLFTGALPENVTGVAGVAPVAPGVARRLAADPARYAAVLRTAAGALVRARLSAGAEAHPRALTAPVLRGEQVYACTQQPSGAYALTQLGVAARLRRGVDHSYVTPAAGPPQWVAPDGSAVRGAVVTRTPNGDGVIPELVLDATQAGAPAGLLARATEILRLNTTGGAAPPGPCAPGAEVRVPYGADYVFLS from the coding sequence GTGCTGGCACTCGCGCTGGCACTCGCGCCCGCCGTCCCCGCGGGGGCCGCCGAGGACGGGACGGTGTACCTCGCGGCGGGGCTGCGGGGCGCGAACGAGGTCGGCGTCGCGGGCGACCCGGACGGGCTGGCCACGGTGGTGCTGCGGATCAGCGGCGACGAGGTGGCCTTCGCGGCGCGCTGGGAAGGCGTCGGCGCGCCGGTGGACGTCCAGGTGGCGGCGGGGGCGCGCGGCGAGCCAGGCGCGGACCGGCTGCGGCTGCTCGGCGGGCCGCTCCCGGGGTCCGTGCGCGGGGTGACCGGCGTGGTGCGGGCCGCCCCCGACCTGGTGGCGGCGCTCCTCACCGACCCGGCCGGCCACCACGCCGACCTGCGCGACGCCGCCCACCCCAGGGGCGCGGTCCGGGGCCGGTTCCACCGGCTGGCGCGGCCGGTGGACCTGAACGGCGTCCTCAACGGCCCCGACCAGGCGACCCTGTCCGCTCGTACACCGGCGCCCGCCCCAGCGACGACCTCCGGGGCGACGACCTCCGGGGCGACGGCCTCTGGGGCGACGGCCGAGGGAACGGCGGCGGGCGACGGGCAGGCGGCCGAGGCCGGGCAGGCGGTGTGGTGGTTGCGGCCCGGGGGCGCGGGCGTGGCCTACGCCGCGCACTGGTCCGGGCTGACGGGGCCCGTGACCGGCGGCCTGGTGGCGCGCGAGGGCGTCACCAGGCCGGCCGAGACGACGCCCACGGCCACCACCGAGGCGGCGGGGGTGACCCTGTTCACGGGTGCCTTGCCGGAGAACGTGACCGGCGTAGCGGGGGTGGCGCCGGTCGCGCCCGGCGTCGCGCGGCGGCTCGCCGCCGACCCGGCCCGGTACGCCGCGGTGCTGCGGACCGCCGCCGGCGCCCTCGTGCGCGCCCGGCTGAGCGCGGGGGCGGAGGCGCACCCGCGGGCCCTCACCGCGCCCGTGCTGCGCGGCGAGCAGGTCTACGCCTGCACCCAGCAGCCCTCAGGCGCGTACGCCCTCACCCAGCTCGGCGTCGCGGCCCGGCTGCGGAGGGGCGTCGACCACTCGTACGTGACCCCGGCCGCGGGCCCGCCGCAGTGGGTGGCGCCCGACGGCAGCGCGGTGCGCGGCGCGGTGGTCACCCGCACCCCGAACGGCGACGGCGTCATCCCCGAGCTGGTGCTGGACGCGACCCAGGCGGGCGCGCCCGCGGGCCTGCTCGCCCGGGCCACCGAGATCCTCCGGCTGAACACCACGGGCGGCGCGGCCCCGCCCGGGCCCTGCGCGCCCGGGGCGGAGGTGCGGGTCCCCTACGGGGCCGACTACGTCTTCCTGAGCTGA
- a CDS encoding anti-sigma factor family protein, with protein MTARVEHTDVGAYALGLLEEEDREAFEAHLLLCGGCRAELSDLAGVASALNGIGPVREEPPPVPGPAIDLLRRKRAADRRTRRGTFVIGMAAAVTLVAGGLTVGTQLSGGGAAQVAQDHAGHVGQGPAEQFYADGRPIAGKGVDGVSGGLVVESKGWGTHAALKLAGVKGPLECELISVGKSGERRVMTGWSVPPAGYGVPGSPDPLYMHGGSATPLKEIDHFEVVTSTGKRLLTVRI; from the coding sequence GTGACAGCGAGAGTCGAGCACACGGATGTGGGGGCCTACGCGCTCGGCCTGCTCGAAGAGGAGGACAGGGAGGCGTTCGAGGCTCACCTGCTGCTCTGCGGCGGATGCCGGGCCGAGCTCTCCGACCTCGCGGGGGTGGCGAGCGCGCTCAACGGCATCGGGCCGGTGCGCGAGGAGCCGCCGCCCGTGCCCGGCCCGGCGATCGACCTGCTGCGCCGCAAGCGGGCGGCCGACCGGCGGACCCGGCGGGGCACGTTCGTGATCGGCATGGCGGCGGCGGTGACGCTGGTGGCCGGCGGGCTGACCGTCGGCACGCAGCTCAGCGGGGGCGGAGCCGCGCAGGTGGCGCAGGACCACGCCGGCCACGTCGGCCAGGGCCCCGCCGAGCAGTTCTACGCCGACGGCCGGCCCATCGCCGGCAAGGGCGTGGACGGCGTCTCCGGCGGGCTCGTGGTGGAGTCCAAGGGCTGGGGGACGCACGCCGCGCTCAAGCTGGCCGGGGTCAAGGGGCCGCTGGAGTGCGAGCTGATCTCGGTCGGCAAGTCGGGCGAGCGCCGGGTGATGACGGGGTGGTCCGTGCCTCCAGCCGGGTACGGAGTGCCGGGGTCGCCCGACCCGCTCTACATGCACGGCGGCAGCGCCACGCCGCTGAAGGAGATCGACCACTTCGAGGTGGTGACCTCGACCGGGAAGCGGCTGCTGACCGTCCGGATCTGA
- a CDS encoding YihY/virulence factor BrkB family protein, with translation MLDTKSWAIVRAATNAGVAYRVTGLAGEAAFFALLSLPPFVLGLIGVLGKIGTWVGGGVVGQVKAWVIEQAGLLFTEDAVNKVVNPLITDVLSDDAGKVSIISLGFLLSLWSGSRALYVYVDLISVAYGLGEERGIIRTRLMSFGLYILGLVIAIIIMPILVVGPTLLKDALPAQYGVMVDVLYWPVVIIGSVLFLTVLYHVSVPVRTRWFRELPGAILALFLWIVCAAVLRAVLAAWFSPVSVYGSLAAPIAVLLWLYITALAVLIGAILNAEVDRLWPGEGRAR, from the coding sequence GTGCTCGACACCAAGTCGTGGGCGATCGTCCGGGCGGCGACCAACGCCGGCGTCGCCTACCGCGTCACCGGCCTGGCCGGCGAGGCGGCCTTCTTCGCGCTGCTGTCGCTGCCGCCGTTCGTGCTCGGCCTCATCGGCGTGCTCGGCAAGATCGGCACCTGGGTCGGCGGCGGCGTCGTCGGCCAGGTGAAGGCATGGGTGATCGAGCAGGCCGGGCTGCTGTTCACCGAGGACGCGGTCAACAAGGTCGTCAACCCGCTGATCACCGACGTGCTCAGCGACGACGCCGGCAAGGTGTCGATCATCTCGCTGGGCTTCCTGCTGTCGCTCTGGTCCGGCTCCCGGGCACTGTACGTCTACGTGGACCTCATCTCCGTCGCCTACGGCCTCGGCGAGGAGCGCGGCATCATCCGCACCCGGCTCATGTCCTTCGGCCTGTACATCCTGGGCCTGGTCATCGCGATCATCATCATGCCGATCCTGGTCGTCGGCCCGACCCTGCTCAAGGACGCGCTGCCCGCCCAGTACGGCGTCATGGTCGACGTCCTCTACTGGCCCGTCGTGATCATCGGGTCGGTGCTCTTCCTCACCGTGCTCTACCACGTCAGCGTGCCGGTGCGCACCCGGTGGTTCCGCGAGCTGCCGGGCGCCATCCTGGCCCTGTTCCTCTGGATCGTCTGCGCCGCCGTGCTGCGCGCCGTGCTGGCCGCCTGGTTCTCGCCCGTCTCCGTGTACGGCTCGCTGGCCGCCCCCATCGCCGTGCTGCTGTGGCTCTACATCACCGCGCTCGCCGTGCTCATCGGGGCGATACTCAACGCCGAGGTCGACCGGCTGTGGCCCGGGGAGGGCCGCGCCAGATAG
- a CDS encoding sigma-70 family RNA polymerase sigma factor, whose translation MRASTYPPPSADGATPKGRPRARHWIRRVRPEHEVPDDEVAVSALYREYHGPLLGFVIRLTAGDRQWAEDVVQETMIRAWRSAEQLDPDAVSLMPWLATVARRIVIDDRRRRDARPQESGDGPLESMPVPDEMEGLLHQVVVSEALKALSPAHREILNETILRDRSVNDAAAALGIPVGTVKSRVYYAVRALRVALEERGVTA comes from the coding sequence ATGCGAGCGAGCACGTATCCCCCGCCCTCGGCCGACGGAGCCACCCCGAAGGGCAGGCCGCGCGCACGCCACTGGATCAGGCGCGTTCGTCCGGAGCACGAGGTGCCCGACGACGAGGTGGCCGTGTCCGCGCTCTACCGGGAGTACCACGGGCCGCTGCTCGGCTTCGTGATCCGGCTGACGGCGGGCGATCGGCAGTGGGCGGAGGACGTGGTGCAGGAAACCATGATCCGGGCCTGGCGGAGCGCCGAGCAGCTCGATCCCGACGCGGTCTCGCTGATGCCCTGGCTCGCCACGGTGGCCAGACGTATCGTGATCGACGACCGGCGGCGCAGGGACGCCCGCCCCCAGGAGTCGGGCGACGGGCCGCTGGAGAGCATGCCCGTGCCGGACGAGATGGAGGGACTCCTGCACCAGGTGGTCGTGTCAGAGGCGCTGAAGGCGTTGTCGCCGGCCCACCGCGAGATCCTCAACGAGACGATCCTGCGGGACCGGTCGGTGAACGACGCCGCCGCGGCGCTCGGCATCCCGGTGGGCACCGTGAAGTCCCGGGTGTACTACGCCGTGCGCGCGCTGCGCGTCGCGCTGGAGGAGAGGGGGGTGACGGCGTGA
- a CDS encoding TIGR03084 family metal-binding protein produces the protein MDLMAELLDDLRAETASLEELLEPLGEADWELATPAAGWAVRDQVSHLAWFDDAAVLAVTDPDAFAATLTGLGPVGDAVDDLARQARGMPPAELLAWFRAARARSLEVFAGLGARDRVPWFGPPMSAASFVTARLMETWAHGQDVADALGVVRPPTDRLRHVAALGYRARPYSFAVRGLPVPAEPVRVELAMPGGGTWTAGPPDAASVVRGPLLGFCLAVTQRAHLSDTGLELTGEAARAWLPIAQAFAGPPGKGRPPRASG, from the coding sequence GTGGACCTCATGGCCGAGCTGCTGGACGACCTCCGCGCCGAGACCGCGTCCCTGGAGGAGTTGCTGGAGCCCCTGGGCGAGGCGGACTGGGAGCTCGCCACGCCCGCCGCGGGCTGGGCGGTCCGCGACCAGGTGAGCCATCTGGCGTGGTTCGACGACGCCGCCGTCCTCGCGGTCACCGACCCCGATGCCTTCGCCGCCACCCTGACCGGGCTCGGCCCCGTCGGCGACGCCGTGGACGACCTCGCCCGGCAAGCGCGCGGGATGCCGCCGGCCGAACTGCTCGCCTGGTTCCGCGCCGCCCGCGCGCGCAGCCTGGAGGTCTTCGCCGGGCTCGGCGCGCGCGACCGCGTCCCCTGGTTCGGGCCGCCGATGTCGGCCGCCTCGTTCGTCACCGCCCGGCTGATGGAGACCTGGGCGCACGGGCAGGACGTGGCCGACGCGCTCGGCGTCGTCAGGCCGCCGACCGACCGGCTGCGGCACGTGGCCGCCCTCGGGTACCGGGCGCGGCCGTACAGCTTCGCGGTGCGCGGGCTGCCGGTGCCCGCCGAGCCGGTGCGGGTGGAGCTCGCCATGCCCGGCGGCGGCACCTGGACGGCCGGCCCGCCGGACGCCGCGAGCGTCGTACGCGGCCCGCTGCTCGGCTTCTGCCTCGCCGTCACCCAGCGCGCCCACCTGTCCGACACCGGGCTGGAGCTGACCGGCGAGGCCGCGCGGGCCTGGCTGCCGATCGCCCAGGCCTTCGCCGGGCCGCCGGGCAAGGGCCGGCCGCCCCGCGCCTCCGGGTGA
- the glyA gene encoding serine hydroxymethyltransferase has translation MSSLASVDPQIAELIKAEERRQADTVKLIASENYVSKAVLEATGTVLTNKYSEGYAGKRYYEGQQVIDQIETLAIDRAKALFGVEHANVQPYSGSPANLAIYMAFLRPGDTVMGMGLPFGGHLTHGWSVSATGKWFNSVRYGVRKDTGRIDLDEVRELALEHRPKLIFCGGTAIPRTIDFEGFAAIAREVGAVLAADIAHIAGLVAGGAHPSPVGHADVISTTTHKTLRGPRGAMLMATADEHATALNKAVFPGLQGGPHNHTTAAIAVALHEAAQPSFREYAHQVVANAKALAEELAARGFDLVSGGTDNHLILLDLTPKGIGGKPAAQALDRAGLETNYNTVPFDTRKPFDPSGIRIGTPSVTSRGMGEAEMRQIGAWIDEVVTALAKGDAEDVITRVHREVSDLTAQFPAPGL, from the coding sequence ATGAGTTCTCTCGCTAGCGTCGACCCGCAGATCGCCGAGCTCATCAAGGCTGAGGAGCGCCGCCAGGCCGACACGGTCAAGCTGATCGCCTCGGAGAACTACGTCTCCAAGGCCGTGCTGGAGGCCACCGGCACCGTCCTGACCAACAAGTACTCCGAGGGCTACGCGGGCAAGCGCTACTACGAGGGCCAGCAGGTCATCGACCAGATCGAGACGCTGGCCATCGACCGCGCCAAGGCGCTGTTCGGCGTCGAGCACGCCAACGTGCAGCCCTACTCCGGCTCGCCCGCCAACCTCGCCATCTACATGGCGTTCCTGCGGCCCGGCGACACCGTGATGGGCATGGGCCTGCCCTTCGGCGGCCACCTCACGCACGGCTGGTCGGTCTCGGCCACCGGCAAGTGGTTCAACTCCGTCCGCTACGGCGTGCGCAAGGACACCGGCCGCATCGACCTCGACGAGGTCCGCGAGCTGGCCCTGGAGCACCGGCCCAAGCTCATCTTCTGCGGCGGCACCGCCATCCCGCGCACCATCGACTTCGAGGGCTTCGCCGCCATCGCCCGCGAGGTCGGCGCCGTGCTGGCCGCCGACATCGCGCACATCGCCGGCCTGGTCGCGGGCGGCGCCCACCCCTCCCCGGTGGGCCACGCCGACGTCATCTCCACCACCACCCACAAGACGCTGCGCGGCCCGCGCGGCGCCATGCTCATGGCCACCGCCGACGAGCACGCCACCGCGCTCAACAAGGCCGTCTTCCCCGGCCTGCAGGGCGGCCCGCACAACCACACCACCGCAGCCATCGCCGTCGCGCTGCACGAGGCCGCCCAGCCGTCCTTCCGCGAGTACGCCCACCAGGTCGTCGCCAACGCCAAGGCGCTGGCCGAGGAGCTCGCCGCGCGCGGCTTCGACCTCGTCTCCGGCGGCACCGACAACCACCTCATCCTGCTCGACCTCACGCCCAAGGGCATCGGCGGCAAGCCGGCCGCCCAGGCGCTCGACCGGGCCGGGCTGGAGACCAACTACAACACGGTGCCGTTCGACACGCGCAAGCCGTTCGACCCGTCCGGCATCCGCATCGGCACGCCGTCGGTCACCTCGCGCGGCATGGGCGAGGCCGAGATGCGGCAGATCGGCGCCTGGATCGACGAGGTCGTCACCGCCCTCGCCAAGGGCGACGCCGAGGACGTCATCACCCGCGTGCACCGCGAGGTCAGCGACCTCACCGCGCAGTTCCCGGCCCCCGGCCTGTAA